Below is a genomic region from Leptospira yasudae.
GAGGAGAACGTTTCCGTTATCGGGCCTTCTCGATTTTCCATATATTCTAAAAATGGAATGTTATCCGCAGCGTGTTTGTTTCTGCTCGGAATTCTCGGGTTCTACTTTCTCTTTTTCTTCCGGGGAGAAACCCGCTTTGAAACAGTAAAATCCGTAACAAGCGGCTCCTGCGAGTTGAAAAACGAAAAACGTTCCCTTCTTATCAAATCCGGAAAAGAATCCTTATGCGACTACAAGATCGAGGGAGAATTGGGTTTGGTCGTCCGTCTCCTTCCCGATTCGGAATTCGAAATTTTCTCGGAAGAACCGGGAATCAATCTGGAATTAAATTCAGGAATCGTAATATTTACGACCTATAAGAAAAATCCTTCCTTAAAAGTGACGGCTCGGGTTCATTCCTTGTATTCCGAATTGTTGGGAACGACGCTCGTATTGACCGCAAAACGCAAGCAGGAAAAGGACAGAATTCTCGTTCTGGAAGGCGCGGTTCGAGTTCGCGGAATCGAGAAGGAACTCAAAATCACCGCGGATATCTACGCCGAATATTCAGCCTTTGAAAAAGAAAAAACCGGATCTTCTCCAGAGCCCCGAATCCAAGTCGAAAAAATTCATTCGATCGAACTCGATCAATACAGAAAACTTTCGGAAGATTCCCGGAAAACGGTGAACGGAGCGGAGACGAATCATAGCCGCGAAACGATGGATTTGATTCAGAAAGAATTCTCCGTTGAAAATCCGTCGTCCGAACCCGTATATAAAATCACCTTGAAGGACAAAAAGACGTATTTAGGCACTTTGGAAGAACGGGAAAAAACTTATGTTCTTACCGACTCGAAAGGAAACGTAAAGAGAATCGACAAAACCGAGGTTTTGGAGTTGGAACTGTTTCATGAATGAGGCGTCCTGTGGTGCCATATTATATTCTGATCTTCACTGGCTTATAAAGTAAGAAGCTTTTAATTTTAACATCGATTATTCTATTCGCATCTTTTAACGGGATCGTTTACGGAGATCGGGTATGAATATTACGGAAAATCAACTCAAGAGTTTAAGCGCTTCGTTCGACATCATCAACTTGGATCGAATTAAATTCGCTGAATTGTTTTTCCTGTATCTCAAAGAGAACAGTCCGAAATACGAGGATATCTTCAACAGACTTCAAATCGAAGAGGTTCGATCCTTTATGAACTCTGCGAGAAATATCATTCTTTCCAGTTCCCAGCAGATACAATTCGAAAAGGCGATTCATTCTTTCGGAATGGAATGTCTAAAAATCTGCAACCGAGCGGAAGAACTTCCTCTTTTGGAAAAAGCCTGGATCTTTGCGCTCGAGGAATGGCTCGGGCCTTGGTATACGCACGAGGTAGAAGACAGTTGGGAAGAAGTTTTTAAGGCGATCTACGTCGCTTCGGCGGAAACTCTCCAGTGGAGCTGAGTGAAACGTTTACCGCGGCAAAACTTTAAAATATTATAATTTTCTACTGATGATCGGAATACTGATCGGAGGATTGGTCGCCTTGCATACAAAGGTGGAAAGT
It encodes:
- the rsx gene encoding LIMLP_03685 family anti-sigma factor, whose protein sequence is MSTNQNQSRRTQMQRALANEMTRTELLEFLNDPRSKKEFFELMKLKNKIGSLEPSLKKEENVSVIGPSRFSIYSKNGMLSAACLFLLGILGFYFLFFFRGETRFETVKSVTSGSCELKNEKRSLLIKSGKESLCDYKIEGELGLVVRLLPDSEFEIFSEEPGINLELNSGIVIFTTYKKNPSLKVTARVHSLYSELLGTTLVLTAKRKQEKDRILVLEGAVRVRGIEKELKITADIYAEYSAFEKEKTGSSPEPRIQVEKIHSIELDQYRKLSEDSRKTVNGAETNHSRETMDLIQKEFSVENPSSEPVYKITLKDKKTYLGTLEEREKTYVLTDSKGNVKRIDKTEVLELELFHE
- a CDS encoding globin — encoded protein: MNITENQLKSLSASFDIINLDRIKFAELFFLYLKENSPKYEDIFNRLQIEEVRSFMNSARNIILSSSQQIQFEKAIHSFGMECLKICNRAEELPLLEKAWIFALEEWLGPWYTHEVEDSWEEVFKAIYVASAETLQWS